Below is a genomic region from Streptomyces sp. RPA4-2.
GCTCCCGTCCAGCCCCTGGCTGTTCGCGGCACCGGGGCTGCTGATCACGGGTGTCTTCATCCTGTACCCGTTCGTCTCGACGGTGGTCAACTCCTTCACCGACCGCCGCACCCTGATCCCCGGCACGTTCGTGGGGCTCGCCAACTTCCGGGAACTGCTCCACGACGACATGTTCTGGATCGGCCTGCGCAACAGCGCGCTGTACGTCGTCGGGGTCGTCCCCGCGCTCGTCCTGCTGCCGTTGCTGCTCGCCCTGCTGGTCCAGAAGAACATCCCCGGCATCACCTTCTTCCGGTCGGCCTTCTACACCCCGGTGGTCGCCTCCATCGTCGTGGTCGGCCTGATCTGGGTGTGGCTGCTGGACGAACGCGGACTGGTGAACTCGCTGCTGGAGACGGTCGGCATCGGCAGGGTCGGCTTCCTCAGCGACCAGTGGCTGCTCCTGCTGAGCGCCATGGCCGTCACGGTCTGGAAGGGCCTCGGCTACTACATGATCATCTACCTGGCCGCGCTCGCCAACGTGCCCCGCGAACTGCACGAGGCGGCGTCCGTCGACGGCGCGGGGGCGGTACGCCGCTTCCTCACCGTCACCGTGCCCGCCGTCCGTTCCACCATGGTGCTGGTCGGCGCGCTCTCCTCGGTCGCCG
It encodes:
- a CDS encoding carbohydrate ABC transporter permease, which translates into the protein MSGDARRGARTPRAASRVRRQLPSSPWLFAAPGLLITGVFILYPFVSTVVNSFTDRRTLIPGTFVGLANFRELLHDDMFWIGLRNSALYVVGVVPALVLLPLLLALLVQKNIPGITFFRSAFYTPVVASIVVVGLIWVWLLDERGLVNSLLETVGIGRVGFLSDQWLLLLSAMAVTVWKGLGYYMIIYLAALANVPRELHEAASVDGAGAVRRFLTVTVPAVRSTMVLVGALSSVAAFKVFSEVYLMAGPDGGPAGEDTTLVMLVQRTGTGLTGRVGYASALSVVVFVVTVALMLLVLRADRKEDA